The Thunnus thynnus chromosome 24, fThuThy2.1, whole genome shotgun sequence genome window below encodes:
- the LOC137176743 gene encoding uncharacterized protein: MASWWTTADMLDSLDLEENSIMSRVIQAVGLFGDILSLEDTMAPILSESKREDGFVKSPDNTEGTPSGEEEEEEMEKSVQKADDEAEVMMEETEKEAEGQQVQEWKDCESKGGKREDGEKVEKDDGNVETEEERTNMEEDKAVKIEEKETESVKEELEEDEGHHRDNEEEAKIEKQKEEEVHEVEMMEDEKETEEREEKQEVETEKKENEGEEEKEEEKIDDEAKTQREEEKSEEEEKAVETEADDEEKVMMEEVEREAEDQQVQERKDENESKGGKREEEDSRGGENVVKDDEGEEEEEERTKNMKKDEAEKTEEKKTETGEEEEDERGDFPQRSDPDEEIRFLVNLFCAAAEREQQTGEKILELLSSVCSYDDDQDFLLDLYSQVKDFETKTGRRVLPALLSVLQSPTFWSINLSERKVSILLEVLKLQSEKKEVKLTGCSDEESEVRSLLQCLPYISRLSFPRRSDPDKEIRFLVNLFCAAAEREQQTGEKILELLSSLCSDETFPFKDRYMDYDDDDDDDDKEYQCHFLLDLYSQVKDCETKTGRRVLPALQSVFQSPTVWSINLSERKASILLEVLKLQSEKKEVELTGCSDEESEVRSFLQCLPYISKLSFPRRSDPDKEIRFLVNLFCAAAEREQQTGEKILELLSSLCSDETFPFKDRYMDYDDDDDDDDKEYQCHFLLDLYSQVKDCETKTGRRVLPALQSVFQSPTVWSINLSERKASILLEVLKLQSEKKEVELTGCSDEESEVRSFLQCLPYISKLR; encoded by the exons ATGGCTAGCTGGTGGACGACTGCAGACATGCTGGACAGTCTGGACCTGGAAGAGAACTCGATCATGTCTCGGGTTATTCAGGCAGTCGGGCTGTTTGGAGATATTCTGTCACTGGAGGACACGATGGCGCCGATCTTGTCTGAAAGCAAAAGAGAGGACGGGTTTGTTAAAAGTCCTGATAACACTGAAGGGACTCCatcaggtgaggaggaggaggaggagatggagaaaagTGTTCAAAAAGCAGACGATGAAGCAGAAGTGATGATGGAAGAGACGGAAAAGGAAGCAGAGGGTCAACAAGTTCAAGAATGGAAAGATTGTGAGAGCAAAGGTGGAAAACGAGAGGATGGGGAAAAAGTGGAGAAAGATGATGGAAATGTTGAAACGGAGGAAGAGAGGACAAACATGGAGGAGGACAAAGCTGTGAAGATtgaagaaaaggaaacagaaagcGTAAAGGAGGAGTTGGAGGAAGATGAAGGGCACCACAGGGACAATGAGGAGGAGGCAAAGattgaaaaacagaaagaagaagaggtgcATGAAGTAGAAATGATGGAGGATGAAAAGgagacagaggaaagagaagaaaagcagGAGGTTGAGacggagaagaaagaaaatgagggagaggaagagaaggaagaggagaaaatagaCGACGAAGCAAAGACtcaaagagaggaggaaaagagcgaagaagaagaaaaggcgGTAGAGACGGAGgcagatgatgaagaaaaagtGATGATGGAGGAGGTGGAAAGGGAAGCAGAGGATCAACAAGTTCAAGAACGGAAAGATGAAAATGAGAGTAAAGGCGGAAAACGAGAGGAGGAAGATTCGCGAGGAGGAGAAAACGTGGTgaaagatgatgaaggagaggaagaggaggaagagaggacaaaaaacatgaaaaaggatGAAGCTGAAAAgactgaagaaaagaaaacagaaactggagaggaggaggaagatgaaaggGGAGA TTTTCCTCAAAGGTCAGATCCTGATGAAGAAATCAGGTTCTTGGTGAATctgttctgtgcagcagcagagagagaacagcagacaggagagaagatACTGGAGCTGTTATCATCAGTGTGCAGTTATGATGATGATCAAGATTTCCTACTGGATCTGTACTCTCAGGTGAAGGACTTTGAAACTAAAACAGGCAGGAGAGTCCTTCCAGCATTACTGTCAGTTTTACAGTCACCTACATTCTGGTCCATAAACCTGTCAGAGAGAAAGGTCTCCATCCTGCTGGAAGTGCTGAAACTCCaatcagagaagaaagaagtgaAGCTGACAGGCTGCTCAGATGAAGAGAGTGAAGTGAGGAGTTTACTGCAGTGTCTGCCTTATATCTCAAGGCTCAG TTTTCCTCGACGGTCAGATCCTGATAAAGAAATCAGGTTCTTGGTGAATctgttctgtgcagcagcagagagagaacagcagacaggagagaagatACTGGAGCTGTTATCATCACTGTGCAGTGATGAAACATTCCCTTTTAAAGACAGATACAtggattatgatgatgatgatgatgatgatgataaggaATATCAGTGTCATTTCCTTCTGGATCTGTACTCTCAGGTAAAGGACTGTGAAACTAAAACAGGCAGGAGAGTCCTTCCAGCATTACAGTCAGTTTTCCAGTCACCTACAGTCTGGTCCATAAACCTGTCAGAGAGAAAGGCCTCCATCCTGCTGGAAGTGCTGAAACTCCaatcagagaagaaagaagtggAGCTGACAGGCTGCTCAGATGAAGAGAGTGAAGTGAGGAGTTTCCTACAGTGTCTGCCTTATATCTCAAAGCTCAG TTTTCCTCGACGGTCAGATCCTGATAAAGAAATCAGGTTCTTGGTGAATctgttctgtgcagcagcagagagagaacagcagacaggagagaagatACTGGAGCTGTTATCATCACTGTGCAGTGATGAAACATTCCCTTTTAAAGACAGATACAtggattatgatgatgatgatgatgatgatgataaggaATATCAGTGTCATTTCCTTCTGGATCTGTACTCTCAGGTAAAGGACTGTGAAACTAAAACAGGCAGGAGAGTCCTTCCAGCATTACAGTCAGTTTTCCAGTCACCTACAGTCTGGTCCATAAACCTGTCAGAGAGAAAGGCCTCCATCCTGCTGGAAGTGCTGAAACTCCaatcagagaagaaagaagtggAGCTGACAGGCTGCTCAGATGAAGAGAGTGAAGTGAGGAGTTTCCTACAGTGTCTGCCTTATATCTCAAAGCTCAGGTAA